TCTCATCTCTCTACTTTTATGTAAAGGTAATTCATTATTGACTTTTGTTTTCTGTTTAGGTTATTGCTAATGACCTTGATGTTCAAAGATGTAATCTTCTCATCCACCAAACAAAAAGAATGTGCACTGCTAACTTGATAGTCACAAATAATGAAGCTCAGCATTTCCCTGGCTGCCGTGCAAACAAAAGTTGTACAAAAGCTTCTGAAATTGAGTTTGAGCCTCCCATTGGGCAACTTCTTTTTGATCGCGTCTTGTGTGATGTTCCCTGTAGTGGAGATGGCACCCTTCGCAAGGCTCCTGATCTGTGGAGGAAAtggttaatttcttttttaataaactcTCTCCTGAATATCCATTTCTAATTCACATTGTGGATAGAATAATTTTTCCCccgtttatttatttatttacttttttgcAGGAATTCAGGGATGGGTAATGGGCTACATGTCCTACAAATTCAGATAGCAATGAGAGGTAATTCCTATCTTCGCATTCGTTATATTCTTATAAGCTGTCTACTTGAGTTAGTGTATGGTTTTGTCAGCTATATTAGAGAATTGGTTTTCGCTTAACTATTTCTGTGCACTAATTTCTAGATTTCAAACAATCCTCCTTTTCTGTTTCTTGCATTGGGCCAGTCATGGTCTTACTTGGATTCTTAGGCTGAACTTGTTTCAAATTGTAGCGCGTATGTGAGACTTAAACTAATATGATGATTTCTGTAGGCATGTCCTTGCTTAAAGTTGGTGGAAGAATGGTTTATTCGACCTGCTCAATGAATCCAGTTGAAAATGAGGCTGTTGTTGCTGAGGTAATTTGGTACctagatttaattaatgaggttttttttttttaattgtttcttactctaaatttttgtttctttttggcaCTTGTTACCtaattttcttagattttaCGGAAGTGTGGAGGGTCTGTTGAACTGCTTAATGTCTCCAGTGAGCTTCCTCAACTTGTTCGCAGGCCAGGTCTAAGAAAATGGAAGGTTTGTTACTCATGCTGAGCTTTCTTCTAGATGATAGCTGACATTTTTAAACGTGCTAAAAAGATTTTGATTTAGCATAATTTTCTAAGGATAGAGTTATTATAATGCAATATCGTATGACATAATGTTTGCTTATTTCACAAAATGAATTCTGAAATTGAGCATGTAAATTTTGGATGTAGCCAATGGAACACAATGCGCTTTCCTGTAAATGATGACTAAACCAAAGGGATGTAGAGAAATATGCCATGATGCCTTTGACATGCAGTTTAGAGGATTTGAATAGatatctttattaataatctaccatttattatttattgatagtGACAACTAAGGTCAGCATTTACAAGAATTTCTTCTGGTTATTATCTTTGGTCTGTCCTCTAGATGTTTCTCATGTTGGAGAAATATGGCGtttcattaattttcttttcaacttGTCAAACAACCCTCCATTTGTagttaataatgaaaaagtaattttcaaacagttaaatcagaaatttaCAAGCTCTTTTACTATTGTTTCATGggatattatttttccttccATTGTGGACAATCTTTGTGGCATAAAGGGAGTTTATTAATGATTACTGATGAAATCAATTATGAACTAGGAGATAAAACTGGCAGTGGTTGAAGTGACAAAAATGCTCACCTTTTAAACTTTTCAGCAGTTGTTTGGTCTGTTGGTAATATTTTGCTCTCAACTTAGATTTTTTTCATGTTTGCTGATCTTTTTGATTTTCACAAATATAGATTAGGCATTTAGGCTTCCTTCAATAAGATTGCGGTTACAAATTAGCCAGAAGGTCTAAATACTCATTTTGCCTCTCATAGCATTATTATTTGCACGAAAAATTGTTAAATCTATGGAATCTTTGAAGCTAGATATTTTTTCTGCATGTATGTGCTGAATGCACTCTGGCATAGATCCATTTAAGATATGACACCTTGTATCCAAAAGATACCCTTTTTCTCAAGTTTTCATattgtatttaaaaataataaatcactTTTTTAAACTCCCGTTCAGTCTGTTAAATAGTCGGAAATATCATATAGGTTGAAACTGTTTAAATGGATGTCGCAAATACCTTTCTAAAATTGCAGCTGCTCCAGTATATGTTGCTACAGTAAGGAAATAACACTTGGAGCAGAAATTTTGAACTCAATCATGGGATAATATTATAGCAAATCTGTTATTTGCTAGCTATCTGCTTTCTATTCACACTTGTTTGTAATAtcttgtttgtttattgtgGGTGCAGGTACGTGATAAGGGTATCTGGTTATCCTCCCACAAAGATGTCTCCAAATTCCGCAGATATGGGATTCTCCCCAGCATGTTTCCTTCTGGAAGAAGCTATGTTGCCCCAGCAGAGAGTGACCATAAGCATGAGAATGGTGGTAATAAGATTTCAGAAGATGAGCCAATGGAGGATCCTATGGCTTCAGAGGACTCAAATGAGGAAGTTTCTGATCTCCCTCTAGAACGTTGCATGAGGATAGTGCCTCATGATCAGAATAGTGGGGCGTTTTTCATTGCTGTCTTCCATAAGCTATCTCCTTTGCCAGGTATATTGTCTTGTGATGTATCATACTTTTTTCAGCAATAAAAGCAGTTAAGTACTCATAATGGTAGCCATAAGGAACAGTATAAATAATGCTACTGGCTCCATGTTAGacatttattatttagcatctaatttatattttcccTGCAGTCATTCCAGAGAAACCCAGTCGAAGAggaaatttgaatagaaaACATGAGCCGGAAGAGAAGTCATCAGATCAGGATACTGAAGGTAATAATGGAGTGGAGCTAAAATCAGAAGAGGCAGCAGCGGAAAGATTTCCTGAAGCAGCTTCAGAAGCTGATTTAATTGAGAATGAACTGGACAGCACTGCTTTAGAACCTGATTCGTGTAATACATGTGGCGAAAATGAATCAGGGAAAGCCCAAGCATTGGTTAATGGGGAGACTCAGTCTAGCAACGCTGTGGGGAAGAGAAAGTTGCAAATTCAAGGCAAATGGAAAGGGGTTGATCCTGTTCTTTTCTTCAAAGATGAAGCCCAAGCATTGGTTAATGGGGAGACTCAGTCTAGCAACGCTGTGGGGAAGAGAAAGTTGCAAATTCAAGGCAAATGGAAAGGGGTTGATCCTGTTCTTTTCTTCAAAGATGAAGCCATTATCAATAGCATAAAGGCATTTTATGGTATTGATGAATCATTTCCATTCAACGGTCACTTAATCTCGAGAAACAATGATAATAACCATGTGAAGAGAATATACTATGTTTCAAAATCCGTGAAGGACGTTCTTGAACTGAATCTCCTTGTCGGCCAACAACTTAAGATAGCTTCAGTCGGCTTGAAGATGTTTGTAAGTggatttttatgatattattgacatttatttattatgcatATTCCTTTTGAGAGCCATGGTTTGTAGGATTTTTACATTTTCTCTCTTCCCCCTTTTTGGCTTCATGGTGACATTCCCCATAGATTGACCAACTCAAGAGATTATGGCCTAAAAACCCAAAAGTCTGAGTAAATTGGCCagctaatatttttttcttgagaaATTATTCTTTTGATGAATAGCTTATTTATTTCTGTCCTTTTTCCTTCTAAAAGGAGCGACAAACATCGAGAGAAGGTACTTCTGCTCCATGTTCATTTCGGATATCATCTGAAGGATTGCCAGTGATTCTTCCTCACATCACCAAACAGATTCTATATGCCTCTCTAGTAGACTTCAAACATCTTTTACAGTATAAATCTGTCAAATACACGGACTTCGTTGATGCCGAGTTTGGGGAGAAGGCATCAAAGCTACTGATGGGTTGCTGTGTGATAGTTTTGAGAGGTGAGTAAAACACTACTAACCGGTTTTTATATAAGCAATTTTACCTTTTCtaattctttgtttcttttttttgccTGCAGATGGCAAAATTTTGTCTGATCCAATCCAGGTGGATGCTTCAACAATAGCCATTGGCTGCTGGAAGGGTAGGTCCAGTTTGAGTGTGATGGTCACAGCAATAGACTGCCAAGAACTGCTAGAAAGGCTTTTAGCACGCATGGATACCGGAGAAGGCTCTTCAGTGCAAGAAAGCATCGCTGAGGCCTGTGAAGCACAGGACGATATGAATGGAATTGAAAAGGTTGAGGATACTGAAACTACTGAACAAGCTACAGTTAGCTGAAGTATTCACAAATTTTGACCTTGTACACTAATTGAGTTGCACTGGCATTAACTGATACAGCATAGAAGTTCTCTTTCGGCTTTCTGTTGGTTTGAAATTTCAGTGTACTTggtcctttcttttatttagaaatGGCCAATCATTTTTTCTGTAACATTTAATAGAGTTCAAATTTCACAATGAGCTGCAAAAGTTATGCAGCTGAATACTAGCACCCTTTAAACAATTGAAACTGAGGTCGAGGAGGCTTATGTTGGGTCGCTTATGGGTTTTAACATTCAAGGTTGCCTCCACAAGGAGGGAAGTCTACTGTGATGATGGGTTCAATCTCCCTGCACAAGGAGGAAAACCCTATCCTCTAATTGTGCATTCTTCTGTCTTATATATTGCGAAATTTCTCATCACAACtgattcaatttatatttagtcCGCAACCTTTcgaaaagaaagtaaaagaatacTCCATTTAGTTGTCATTAAGAACAAAATTTATGGTGTCGTGGTCTAAATACAGCTCCTTAACATTTGATACCAGATTTAAGCAGATATAAACGTGCTAACAGAGCCATCATAAAATAGGCTTGCCAAGTAACCAACTTGTATATTAACATAACAGAATAGTAATATTATTcagtaaaaagaaataaccaATTTCCATTTGCTCACTTTGCATTTGATCAAAAGGGTTCTGATACTCTCTCCCTCATCCTTTTCTCCTGACCTTCAAAGGTAACAATAAATGAGTTTGAGAAACTTATATTTCAGAACAAGGCAAAAAAGCTAAACCGCAACTCAGATCTACTTTGGTATGCAATTTATCAGCTGCTCGGTGCAACTAAACTAAACCAATGGAAAAATTTACAACAGAACATATCACACCTTTCAAGAATTGCTATTAGGAGCATAGAACAGAAAACCACACATTTCAAAACCCATGTCTGATCAAATTACAATGAGCTACAACACTTGCTTTTTTCAGGAATTACTTGTGCAGGGCCTGGAACAACAATTTTCTTGCCGCCCAAGGATGCAGGGTTGCCATTTGTTTGATTATCAGCACCAGCCAGGGTCTTCTTGTTAACGATATTAAAGATCTCTGTCAACACAGTCAAGAAGGCAGTCTCAACATTAGTTGATTCCAAAGCGGAAGTCTCTAAGAAGAACAAGCCTTCCTTTTGGGCAAATTCCTTGGCATCCTCAGTTGGTACGACACGCTGGCTCTCAAGATCGCATTTGTTGCCAACCAGAATGATAACTATGTTCTTGTCAGCATGGCTCCGCAGTTCTTCTAGCCAGCGGGGTATGTGATCAAATGTCTGACGTTTGGTTATGTCATACACCAGTATTGCTCCAACAGCACCCCTATAATATGCACTCGTGACTGCTCTATAGCTGCTCATCAAACCAAAAGagcaaaaataattcatacaaTCGCCATGAATTGAAGGAAAAGCCTGGAAAAATCTTTCATACATTATTAAGGATGATTAAGAAGCAAAAGTCTCTAGTCCTCAAGATATAGAAACATAAGGTAAGAACTAAAACAAGCAAATCGGTTATAGAGCATTTCATTTCTTCCTGGGATCAGACAGTCAATCATTAACATTGATGACGTCTAGCCATCTGATGTAGACACGAGATATTTAACAACAATGAAACCACAAAATAACTCGGCGGTTTATGAGAactgaaaattataatttcattgAGACATATTATTAAATGCAATTAACACAAATCAGAGTTGTATCTTTTTGTCAAGTTAACTTCTAAATATATGAATGAGATTCATGAATCCCCTATTAAAAAGAGCTATCTAATATAAAACGAAAGATGggaatataaaaaagaatgacCTAGTCCTAAAGTTAAAAAAGATTGGGGGTGAGGCTTCATTTGTTCTGCAGAAAGtattttccaaaataaattattttctaaatgtTTTAGTGCTTGGTGAATCTAGAAAATAAGTAACAGAATATATTTTCATGGTCCAAAGGCACACAAGCTTTATTCAAGGAAAATGACTTCCTCTTCTGAAAATGAAAGGATGTCACTTTTCAGAATTACAAAAACGCatgaataacaaaataaattatgaaaaatattaaacggTTTTTGGTGACCAGAGCCCAccatcaaaattttttaaattttctcatttttatgtaatttttgtttatataataacaaataaaaaatataagattagataattttaaaaagaaaaaatctaatatttttcagtatacttCAAAACTGGAAAACAATttccaaataaatatttacaatgTAACCAAACAACtgaaaataagttatttttccaGAAAATATCTTTTCTAAAAATGTTGTTAAAAAACAAGTTATTTTCTGCAAAACAAACAGAGCCTAAAAGCATATGGATTCCTCTCCTTTTCCTCTGGCTCTATATAACTCAATCACAGGATAGTGAAAGAGGAGATACTTTTATACAGAATAAATAGTACAATTAAGTGGTAAATAAGTGTTAACAGGAGTATCAACCCAAAATCCCATTACCTTATATAACAATGTTATCATAAGTACTAAAAAGCTACACGCTCATCAGTACGGTCCTTGCTTGGATCTTGCATCCATAAATTCAGGTTTGCAATTAGCTAAAGCATAACAATAACACTACATGGCTTTCTGacatgattaatttatttaattaactaaaattggaaagaaattaaagagtAAAAGAAATACCGTTCTTGACCAGCGGTATCCCAGATCTGGGCTTTGACACTCTTGTGCTGGATAACAAGGGTTCTGGTCTGGAACTCGACACCAATAGTAGCCTTGGAGTCTAAACTGAACTCATTCCTCGCAAATCTTGCTAGTATCTGTGATTTCCCTACCGCTGAGTCTCCTATTAGCACCACTTTAAACACATAATCTATCTTCTGGCTCTGATCACCATACCCTCCTCCATTCGCCATCTCTGTACTGACGACACTGCGTACCGAAATCAATGAAACAAAGAGAGATCACTGATCAGAGTTCACTGGTAGCAGCAGATCTCAGTCCCTAGTCTTTAATAgtcttctctctttctctggAAGCCGAACACTGTGTCtatatttaatcaatcaatcaatcaatcatCGCggttacaattttattttctgttttttttttttgggctTGTGCGGCACCGTTTGATGAATGAGCTGCTCTAGGCTGCACACGTCAGTGAGTGAGATTTTAGTTGCGTTGAAGTGGCGTAATGGGATTGGTCAATGATTTTAATAACGAGAAGGAAGAGAAGAAATTAGGAAATTGAATGATTATGATTGGTGGGTGGTGTTAAATGTTAATTGGTGAGGCGAGACGGAAGTGCCCGGATGTCTCGGGTGAGCTGTCCCCGaattgttgttgttttttccttcttttttaatagaatCGTTGTTGTTTaagtttagttttaaatacttccttatacaattatttttctattacttttatttcatttaattttctaatttaaacaaatttatgtttctaataaataaaaagtaaataaatctAGTTActaacaattaattttgaagatattttattatgtaaacaatgatgtttttattttaacattttaaaaaaattattttatataaataaaataataaattttaagttgtaCCATGTTACAAATGTGAAATTTcgttagtaaataaatttcattacaaatttaaaagattggataaaaataagctaaaaaagataattgtCTAAAAAAGTATTGAAAAGAGAGTGTTGCTAGTATTACTCGTAAATTTAACTTGAAGAGCTGCATTACAAAtctcataaaattataatagaatatatatttattaattttaaataattaaatatttcattctGTACATTctagattattaattagtaactACATTCAAtctctaaaaaaatttcaattgttttgaatttttttttttttagaatggaATATTTACGGAAtccatatattaattaattaataatatatttttattacaatattaTGTAAGCAAGAATTTTAGAGACTTTGAGAAGTTGATGTTGTAAGatccttctttatttttttcccgGTAAGAAGGGAAGCTAGTTACATCAATTGGCACGCCTTCCATTATCAATAACACTTTACGTTCTGctcatataattaagaaataccctatttttctttcttataacTATTGATTTATGAACTAGGGATTCGAATCCAGGAAAAATCCAAATTGTGGAAGACGGCAATAAGAATCATTCCTGATATGTTCAATAGCACCTGAAGTTTGGAAAATGcatttatatgttaaattcAGCCCAATtacaatcttaaaaaaaaaaaaaaaactcataatGTTGACCTTGTAAAATCATCTGATATAACTTGAAAGCCTTTGGATATGTGTAACTAAGCTGTAGTTGGTAGTTAATAGCTGGTAGTTGATAGTCGGTTGATAATTGTgtttagtaaaattatttaggtTATGTTTActtatagaaaattattttttttatttttattttttagtttttaagaaaaataattctttttacattTTCATAGAAAATTTATAGAGTATGTTTActttatagaatttttttattttctatttaagtaatatttttaagtataaagGGTAGACTCGGAATAAATGAAGTAAAAACTCATTGTTGACATCttatacaaagaaaaaaaatagaaaatatgttaactttgttttgaaaaaaatttcaaagtttagttaattttaaaaatattaaaaactagtttctatttttattttgaaaaagtaccataaataaatacaaattctattttatgttcttatttGAAAAGTTTTCTAGAAAACTGACATAGTTTTCTCTAAGTGAACAGATCCTTATAGTTGTTGatgtttatatattctttcacTAATATAGACatcaaactaaaaaatttattattaataatgtgtaatataatattataattttcataaaacatgttaattatatattaacaataaaatatatacttaaattatttcttgtatggtaaattctttttttatattaataagtaaagacattaaacatataatacactattttacttttctaaagaaagtaaaaaaaattatttcaattgtttaaaattttaaattagtactcataagaaatataaaaaataatttatttatcatttatttataagaaaaactcaaattaaattactatagATTAATGTTAGAAAAGAGCTGGtggtaaaaaaatttcaattttgagCTTTTGTGAACTGGAGTTATTTATTATCCTAACAGCTaacattttttattcaaacaatttaactaaatattttgatatagttgTTTGGAAACTGAAAAGCTATAAGCTATTCTCTAATAGTCATACTAAATACCATCTTAATTAAGGTCCACTTCGAATATCTCAAAATTTATAGtgttaaaagaataataactaaaaatacatattttctcCATCCAACTTTGATAGACTATTTTCCATTTGCACAAAAATTAAGGAATTCAaacattttcaattaatatcaCTATTCTTAATcactttcttattaaaataccTTTAATAGATTTGTTTAATATAAATGCATAATAATCCAAATATTAGTAATTCTATCAACCTACCtataatttttgagttttaaaagaatttttgcaTTGGaactcaaaaaaattatataataatctgtaaataaaaagtcaaataaattaaaactatcTATATgtgttgatttttatattaactaatagagcgtattaatcattaaaataataactaaaaaggaaaagtgGCCTATACGGTTGGACGgaataaaaagaacaaatcTTCTATCAAAGttggataaaaaaaatatattttttctcagTCAGTCGTATGCGATTTCtcagataattttaaaatacacTTCCCACATCGGCATATAATGCAATCGGAATAAGATTTTGAAATCGTcctaaaaacataaaatcctggttgagaaaagaaaacacattTCTTACAGTTTCATTATTGAGTTTGGGCGTTCTTTTTTGTGGATTTCCTTATTAGGTATCAATCAATTGAATCAATAGGATACTCTCATTATTATATGCTCATATGTCATGTCGTTTTCGAGATTCTGTTGGTTCTTGTGATTTTCCTTTCCTAGTGTCTCATCCATGATGCAGGTTAAtcaagattttcttttaaaaagaattaaagagaaggaaaatccatcaaaataaaaagtaattttcaaTTGGATTATGAATGATTATGTAAAGTTAAAGCTTCAAAACCTTATAATTTAAAGTGTAAAGAGGTACCAAAACAATATTTTCAActaataatcaataaaaagtcTGCCTCCCAAAATCTTTATCACCTGCACACTTGCACCAATGGAGATACCTTCCTTCTTTTTCGTTCATGATTGTTCCTTTATAATGCATCAAAGACGCAATTTGCTCAAACAGTTTTTTTCCTAAAATTTAGTGATATTAGTCGTTGGAAAATGCAATGATGGTAGTGgtaatgtttcttttctttccactATTATTTTCAGAACTAACTAACCTTTAATTCTAGCATCTTAATTATGATGTCTtcctattttaaaaatgaaagttcttcctttttcatttttgtttttctcctCTTGAAAAGTTCCAAAAAGTATTTTCCATAGAGAAATAATGCTTCGTGTAAAAGTTActccaataaaaatatttattttaatatataattttatctatgtACTTTTTACGTTTGACCTCTGACATCtctgaatttttattttagtcaatagtatatttatattttctgatTTTACCGTCGAATCTTAATTAAGTGatgttatttcatttatttgagCGTGGAAAGAAGCATGGTTATAAAAGATGTCAATTATGTGAGGTGATTTATCTTAGCTAATATGGACACCTAAAAGATTCCTAAAACaatttgttaataaataaataaaatcttattcaaCCATCTATTCACCAAAAAAACCACTGCATGTGCTTAACAAGAAGTGAGAAACTTACTTTAAGAATctattatctttaaaaatcTTACATTGAATCtgtaaataccaaaataagcaataaaaactatttataaagCTTAACTTACTTCTTTGAAGCTTCAAATTCTCCATTGAATTGCACTTACATACCACCCACACACTTGCTTTCTAGCAGGAATTTCGAAGCTTCGATTTTTCACTAAATCGCACTTCACAATGGAGATTCAATCGTTTTAATCCTAGTAATTAATCAACAAAATGATGAGCTAAGAGTTTTTGGAATTTTAGTTTAGTAATCTCAATTCACTAATTTAGGGATTGAgtttttatatcatttttattttactttttattaatatgtgtGCTTTATTTGTCCAGcttagtaaattttttaaatatcatagTGCTTGTTTTATACGCGccttattaaaactaaaagtatAAATGTGCTATTGGTTAAAATGAAAGACTAAAGATATAAGAGGTCTTAGCACTGAAAGGGGGTATGATATGGTATCCagatttttcatattcttttgGCAAAATGTATTCTCAAacccttaaattttttattgacctttcaatttttattttattgcattaAATCTTTATACATTTatcattttacttttgatgATTTAATAGTTCTTAATCAACGcaaacataattataaaagcttaatagagtaaataataatttcataaagtatataaaagtccttaataaaattaaaaataaaaatttaaaaatttaatataataaaataaaaattcaagagctcaatacaataaaattgaagaattCAAAAGCTTAATAATAGATTttgtctattttttaaaactctattatat
The sequence above is drawn from the Ricinus communis isolate WT05 ecotype wild-type chromosome 7, ASM1957865v1, whole genome shotgun sequence genome and encodes:
- the LOC8273526 gene encoding RNA cytosine-C(5)-methyltransferase NSUN2 isoform X2, translated to MGGGRGRGNRSRTQRKHFRDGRENIWKRPKSDSSDPTNTTDNPTWQPFATQNLAFDEYYKEQGIVATEEWDTFVEVLRKPLPAAFRINSSSQFCTDIRLQLENDFMRSLQAEVADGGEVDAIRPLPWYPDNLAWHSNFSRMQLRKNQTLERFHEFLKLENEIGNITRQEAVSMVPPLFLDVCPDHFILDMCAAPGSKTFQLLEIIYQSTKPGSLPNGMVIANDLDVQRCNLLIHQTKRMCTANLIVTNNEAQHFPGCRANKSCTKASEIEFEPPIGQLLFDRVLCDVPCSGDGTLRKAPDLWRKWNSGMGNGLHVLQIQIAMRGMSLLKVGGRMVYSTCSMNPVENEAVVAEILRKCGGSVELLNVSSELPQLVRRPGLRKWKVRDKGIWLSSHKDVSKFRRYGILPSMFPSGRSYVAPAESDHKHENGGNKISEDEPMEDPMASEDSNEEVSDLPLERCMRIVPHDQNSGAFFIAVFHKLSPLPVIPEKPSRRGNLNRKHEPEEKSSDQDTEGNNGVELKSEEAAAERFPEAASEADLIENELDSTALEPDSCNTCGENESGKAQALVNGETQSSNAVGKRKLQIQGKWKGVDPVLFFKDEAIINSIKAFYGIDESFPFNGHLISRNNDNNHVKRIYYVSKSVKDVLELNLLVGQQLKIASVGLKMFERQTSREGTSAPCSFRISSEGLPVILPHITKQILYASLVDFKHLLQYKSVKYTDFVDAEFGEKASKLLMGCCVIVLRDGKILSDPIQVDASTIAIGCWKGRSSLSVMVTAIDCQELLERLLARMDTGEGSSVQESIAEACEAQDDMNGIEKVEDTETTEQATVS
- the LOC8273526 gene encoding RNA cytosine-C(5)-methyltransferase NSUN2 isoform X3; its protein translation is MGGGRGRGNRSRTQRKHFRDGRENIWKRPKSDSSDPTNTTDNPTWQPFATQNLAFDEYYKEQGIVATEEWDTFVEVLRKPLPAAFRINSSSQFCTDIRLQLENDFMRSLQAEVADGGEVDAIRPLPWYPDNLAWHSNFSRMQLRKNQTLERFHEFLKLENEIGNITRQEAVSMVPPLFLDVCPDHFILDMCAAPGSKTFQLLEIIYQSTKPGSLPNGMVIANDLDVQRCNLLIHQTKRMCTANLIVTNNEAQHFPGCRANKSCTKASEIEFEPPIGQLLFDRVLCDVPCSGDGTLRKAPDLWRKWNSGMGNGLHVLQIQIAMRGMSLLKVGGRMVYSTCSMNPVENEAVVAEILRKCGGSVELLNVSSELPQLVRRPGLRKWKVRDKGIWLSSHKDVSKFRRYGILPSMFPSGRSYVAPAESDHKHENGGNKISEDEPMEDPMASEDSNEEVSDLPLERCMRIVPHDQNSGAFFIAVFHKLSPLPVIPEKPSRRGNLNRKHEPEEKSSDQDTEGNNGVELKSEEAAAERFPEAASEADLIENELDSTALEPDSCNTCGENESGKAQALVNGETQSSNAVGKRKLQIQGKWKGVDPVLFFKDEAIINSIKAFYGIDESFPFNGHLISRNNDNNHVKRIYYVSKSVKDVLELNLLVGQQLKIASVGLKMFERQTSREGTSAPCSFRISSEGLPVILPHITKQILYASLVDFKHLLQYKSVKYTDFVDAEFGEKASKLLMGCCVIVLRDGKILSDPIQVDASTIAIGCWKGRSSLSVMVTAIDCQELLERLLARMDTGEGSSVQESIAEACEAQDDMNGIEKVEDTETTEQATVS
- the LOC8273527 gene encoding ras-related protein Rab11D, whose translation is MANGGGYGDQSQKIDYVFKVVLIGDSAVGKSQILARFARNEFSLDSKATIGVEFQTRTLVIQHKSVKAQIWDTAGQERYRAVTSAYYRGAVGAILVYDITKRQTFDHIPRWLEELRSHADKNIVIILVGNKCDLESQRVVPTEDAKEFAQKEGLFFLETSALESTNVETAFLTVLTEIFNIVNKKTLAGADNQTNGNPASLGGKKIVVPGPAQVIPEKSKCCSSL
- the LOC8273526 gene encoding RNA cytosine-C(5)-methyltransferase NSUN2 isoform X1; the protein is MGGGRGRGNRSRTQRKHFRDGRENIWKRPKSDSSDPTNTTDNPTWQPFATQNLAFDEYYKEQGIVATEEWDTFVEVLRKPLPAAFRINSSSQFCTDIRLQLENDFMRSLQAEVADGGEVDAIRPLPWYPDNLAWHSNFSRMQLRKNQTLERFHEFLKLENEIGNITRQEAVSMVPPLFLDVCPDHFILDMCAAPGSKTFQLLEIIYQSTKPGSLPNGMVIANDLDVQRCNLLIHQTKRMCTANLIVTNNEAQHFPGCRANKSCTKASEIEFEPPIGQLLFDRVLCDVPCSGDGTLRKAPDLWRKWNSGMGNGLHVLQIQIAMRGMSLLKVGGRMVYSTCSMNPVENEAVVAEILRKCGGSVELLNVSSELPQLVRRPGLRKWKVRDKGIWLSSHKDVSKFRRYGILPSMFPSGRSYVAPAESDHKHENGGNKISEDEPMEDPMASEDSNEEVSDLPLERCMRIVPHDQNSGAFFIAVFHKLSPLPVIPEKPSRRGNLNRKHEPEEKSSDQDTEGNNGVELKSEEAAAERFPEAASEADLIENELDSTALEPDSCNTCGENESGKAQALVNGETQSSNAVGKRKLQIQGKWKGVDPVLFFKDEAIINSIKAFYGIDESFPFNGHLISRNNDNNHVKRIYYVSKSVKDVLELNLLVGQQLKIASVGLKMFERQTSREGTSAPCSFRISSEGLPVILPHITKQILYASLVDFKHLLQYKSVKYTDFVDAEFGEKASKLLMGCCVIVLRDGKILSDPIQVDASTIAIGCWKGRSSLSVMVTAIDCQELLERLLARMDTGEGSSVQESIAEACEAQDDMNGIEKVEDTETTEQATVS